The genome window ACCCAACAATGGACCACAAATAATGGATATCAAAAACTACATGATCGAACTGGGCCGGCAGGCCCGCGCCGCCTCGCGTGATATGGCGCGCGCCAAGACCAGTGCAAAAAACGAGGCGCTGTTGCACATTGCCGACGCGATCATGGCTGCGCAGGATGAGCTGATCGCCGAGAATGCCAAGGATCTGGAACAGGGTAAAAAGGACGGGCTGGACGCGGCGATGCTGGATCGTCTGATGCTGGATGCCGGCCGCATCGCGGGAATGGCCGAAGGCCTGCGGCAGATCGCGGCGCTGCCCGATCCCGTCGGTGAGATCAGCGGTTTGAACTTCCGTCCTTCCGGTATTCAAGTGGGCAAGATGCGCGTGCCGCTGGGGGTGATCGGTATCATTTACGAATCGAGGCCGAATGTGACGGCCGACGCCGCTGGCCTGTGCCTGAAGTCGGGTAACGCCGCGATCCTGCGTGGCGGCTCCGAGGCCAGGTATTCCAATCTGGCCATCGCCGAGTGCATTCACGCCGGGCTGGAGCAGGCCGGCCTGGATGCACAGGCCGTGCAGGTGGTTGAGACCACCGACCGCGCCGCGGTGGGTGAGCTGATCACCATGCCGCAGTATGTGGACGTGATCGTGCCGCGCGGGGGCAAGGGGCTCATCGAGCGCATTTCCGCCGAGTCGCGGGTGCCGGTGATCAAACATCTGCACGGCGTGTGTCATGTGTATATTGATGGCAAGGCCGATCTCGATAAGGCGGTGGCCATCGCCTTCAACGCCAAGTGTCATC of Gammaproteobacteria bacterium contains these proteins:
- a CDS encoding glutamate-5-semialdehyde dehydrogenase, which gives rise to MDIKNYMIELGRQARAASRDMARAKTSAKNEALLHIADAIMAAQDELIAENAKDLEQGKKDGLDAAMLDRLMLDAGRIAGMAEGLRQIAALPDPVGEISGLNFRPSGIQVGKMRVPLGVIGIIYESRPNVTADAAGLCLKSGNAAILRGGSEARYSNLAIAECIHAGLEQAGLDAQAVQVVETTDRAAVGELITMPQYVDVIVPRGGKGLIERISAESRVPVIKHLHGVCHVYIDGKADLDKAVAIAFNAKCHRYGVCNAMETLLVDSAVAAEVLPRLQVEYARENVELRGCFRTREILVGINSATEEDWDEEYLAPILSIRVVDGLDEAIEHIHEHGSGHTESIVTEDYTRARRFLAEVDSSSVMVNASTRFADGFEYGLGAEIGISTDKIHVRGPVGLEGLTSQKFIVLGDGQIRK